In the genome of Pseudomonas sp. LBUM920, one region contains:
- a CDS encoding DNA/RNA non-specific endonuclease, which yields MQGSMKFKHLAFLLIPLVAACTTPDRNRESAAIAQPQPQQALPFDNCAVGCPAGGSPLTLNRQAYTLNNNGSTKFANWVSYKITKDTPASGRPRDWKTDPDIPAGETLDPVDYNGANVALKVDRGHQANLASMAGVPDWQTLNYLSNITPQKSDLNQGPWAHLEDQERNLSKQAGVDQVYVSTGPLYEHFVGTLPGTNKVHTIPSGYWKIIFVGSSPENGVYASFVMNQETPKGANFCDYQVTVNQIEERSGLTFWSNLPQSVQAALKAKQGQLPGRIGCK from the coding sequence ATGCAAGGAAGTATGAAGTTCAAGCACCTCGCGTTTCTGTTGATCCCGCTCGTTGCCGCCTGTACCACACCGGATAGAAACCGCGAATCGGCAGCCATTGCCCAGCCGCAACCACAGCAGGCATTGCCGTTCGACAACTGCGCGGTGGGCTGTCCGGCCGGCGGAAGCCCTCTGACGTTGAACCGTCAGGCCTACACGCTCAACAACAACGGCTCGACCAAGTTTGCCAACTGGGTGTCGTACAAAATCACCAAGGACACCCCGGCGAGCGGACGCCCGCGCGACTGGAAGACGGATCCGGACATTCCGGCCGGGGAAACGCTCGACCCGGTGGATTACAACGGCGCGAACGTCGCGCTTAAAGTCGACCGTGGCCATCAGGCCAACCTCGCCTCCATGGCGGGCGTGCCTGACTGGCAGACGCTCAATTATTTGTCCAACATCACCCCGCAGAAGTCCGACCTTAACCAGGGGCCCTGGGCGCATCTTGAAGATCAGGAGCGCAACCTCAGCAAACAGGCGGGCGTCGACCAGGTGTATGTCAGCACCGGGCCGCTGTATGAGCATTTTGTCGGCACGCTGCCGGGCACAAACAAGGTGCACACCATTCCCAGTGGCTACTGGAAAATCATCTTTGTCGGCAGCTCGCCCGAAAACGGAGTGTACGCATCGTTTGTGATGAACCAGGAGACGCCCAAAGGCGCCAACTTCTGTGACTACCAGGTGACCGTAAACCAAATCGAAGAGCGTTCAGGGCTGACCTTCTGGAGCAATTTGCCGCAGTCGGTGCAGGCTGCGCTGAAGGCGAAGCAAGGCCAGTTGCCGGGCCGTATCGGCTGCAAATAA
- a CDS encoding NADP-dependent oxidoreductase, protein MKAIRIEQFGGPEVMQLRDVDVPEPKTGEVLVKNFFVGINPVDYKIRQGQYPEVKQDKLPLTLGREVAGVVEKVGQGVSDFKPGDRVFAMIGADGGYAEYARVPAAHLARIPAALDWPVAAGVPLAGHTAWQALVEHGHIEQGQKVLIHGGTGGVGHFAVQFAKVKGAQVYATASTDSLAFLRELGVDRAIDYKTERFEDICKDFDLVIDLIGGDTQSHSWQVLGEGGRLVSTLTQPDAHHPQATGKTGTRFTAAPRGEELTEIAGLIEAGNVQVYIARQFELAAAVEALDFLANGHVHGKVVLHVSD, encoded by the coding sequence ATGAAAGCAATCAGGATTGAGCAGTTCGGCGGCCCCGAGGTCATGCAGCTACGCGATGTCGACGTGCCGGAACCGAAAACGGGCGAAGTGCTCGTAAAGAATTTTTTTGTGGGTATCAACCCGGTGGACTACAAGATTCGCCAGGGTCAATACCCCGAGGTCAAGCAGGACAAACTGCCGTTGACCCTGGGCCGTGAAGTGGCCGGTGTGGTCGAGAAGGTCGGGCAGGGTGTCAGTGATTTCAAACCGGGCGACCGGGTCTTTGCAATGATCGGCGCCGATGGCGGCTATGCCGAATACGCCCGCGTGCCTGCCGCGCATCTGGCGCGCATTCCGGCCGCGCTCGATTGGCCGGTCGCCGCCGGTGTGCCGCTGGCAGGCCATACCGCCTGGCAGGCGTTGGTGGAGCATGGTCACATCGAGCAGGGGCAAAAGGTCTTGATCCACGGTGGCACCGGCGGTGTGGGGCACTTCGCCGTTCAATTTGCCAAGGTCAAGGGCGCCCAGGTCTACGCCACGGCCTCCACCGACAGCCTGGCGTTTTTGCGAGAGCTGGGCGTGGACCGTGCGATTGACTACAAGACCGAGCGTTTCGAAGACATCTGCAAGGACTTTGACCTGGTCATCGACTTGATTGGCGGCGATACGCAATCGCACTCATGGCAGGTGCTGGGCGAGGGCGGGCGGCTGGTGTCGACCCTGACCCAGCCCGATGCCCATCATCCGCAGGCCACGGGCAAGACCGGTACGCGGTTTACGGCTGCGCCACGTGGCGAAGAGTTGACCGAGATTGCCGGGTTGATCGAGGCCGGCAATGTGCAGGTCTATATCGCCAGGCAGTTCGAGCTGGCGGCGGCAGTAGAGGCATTGGACTTTTTGGCCAACGGGCATGTGCACGGCAAGGTTGTCCTGCACGTGAGCGATTGA
- a CDS encoding DUF6555 family protein, which yields MKASDLFTIEYQLHGVPKSFIVRAPQMDNAQAWHWASCDAGVAVIPKFGQNTLKRVSRPMAEQYGITHVRWNSAAEIQWMEELTQ from the coding sequence ATGAAAGCGAGCGATCTATTTACCATCGAGTATCAGTTGCACGGCGTGCCGAAGTCTTTCATCGTTCGCGCGCCGCAGATGGACAACGCCCAGGCCTGGCACTGGGCCAGCTGCGACGCCGGCGTCGCAGTGATACCCAAATTTGGCCAGAACACGCTCAAGCGCGTTTCCAGGCCGATGGCCGAGCAATATGGAATTACTCACGTGCGCTGGAACAGCGCCGCAGAGATTCAATGGATGGAGGAACTTACGCAATGA
- a CDS encoding cupin produces MKNAHPSAGTFKTLLLDRNGWVPNNPRLPVIIYPNAIRVTGSDPAALFEQTFLAHGWPPQWRDGVYDYHHYHCEGHEVLGIACGDARLMLGGPNGHVVSVTQGDVLLLPAGTGHCNLGCSEDFLVVGAYPPGQHADIGREAPSDAQLQRIAGLAFPQQDPVQGDAGAVCTHWSAQRATIE; encoded by the coding sequence ATGAAGAACGCGCATCCATCGGCAGGTACGTTCAAGACCTTGCTGCTCGACCGCAACGGCTGGGTGCCGAACAACCCGCGCTTGCCGGTGATCATTTACCCGAACGCCATCCGCGTAACCGGAAGTGATCCGGCTGCGCTGTTTGAGCAGACGTTTTTGGCACACGGCTGGCCGCCCCAATGGCGGGACGGGGTCTACGATTACCACCACTACCATTGCGAAGGGCATGAGGTGTTGGGCATCGCCTGTGGTGATGCACGCTTGATGCTCGGCGGGCCCAATGGCCACGTGGTGTCGGTGACGCAAGGCGACGTGCTGTTGCTTCCCGCCGGTACCGGTCACTGCAATCTCGGTTGCAGTGAAGACTTTCTGGTGGTTGGCGCCTACCCGCCCGGTCAGCACGCAGATATAGGCCGCGAGGCACCGAGCGACGCGCAACTGCAGCGCATTGCTGGCCTGGCGTTTCCACAGCAAGACCCGGTTCAGGGTGACGCAGGCGCTGTCTGCACACATTGGTCTGCCCAGCGCGCAACTATCGAATGA
- a CDS encoding glycosyltransferase family 2 protein has translation MIGIVIPAHNEQRHISDCLASVLLAIAHPALQNQRVEVLVVLDDCSDQTGERATALGVATLDVCFRNVGQARAVGAEQLLEAGAQWLAFTDADTLVPQDWLVRQLAFGADAVCGTVEVDSWSEYDEVARSRYLALYQFVENHRHIHGANLGLSADAYRNAGGFQHLVAHEDVRLVADLERTGARIAWTATNPVITSARRDYKCRGGFGEYLASLMPGTGHVVSEPSASANVTLGAG, from the coding sequence ATGATAGGGATTGTGATACCTGCCCATAACGAGCAAAGGCACATCAGTGATTGCCTGGCTTCCGTGCTGCTTGCCATTGCGCACCCGGCGTTGCAAAACCAGCGCGTCGAAGTCCTCGTAGTGCTGGACGACTGCTCGGACCAAACGGGTGAACGGGCAACCGCACTGGGCGTGGCAACGCTTGATGTCTGCTTTAGAAACGTCGGCCAGGCCAGGGCTGTCGGCGCAGAGCAGCTACTGGAGGCCGGTGCCCAATGGCTGGCCTTCACCGATGCCGATACCCTCGTGCCGCAGGATTGGCTGGTGCGTCAGCTCGCGTTCGGCGCCGACGCGGTGTGTGGCACGGTCGAAGTGGACAGCTGGAGCGAGTACGACGAAGTCGCACGTTCTCGATACCTCGCCCTCTACCAGTTTGTCGAAAACCATCGGCATATCCATGGCGCCAACCTGGGTCTGAGTGCAGACGCCTATCGCAACGCCGGTGGGTTTCAGCATTTGGTTGCTCACGAGGACGTGCGCCTGGTGGCTGACCTGGAAAGGACCGGTGCGCGGATTGCGTGGACAGCCACCAACCCGGTGATCACCAGTGCGCGCCGTGATTACAAATGTCGGGGCGGGTTCGGCGAATACCTGGCTTCGCTCATGCCTGGCACGGGCCACGTGGTCAGCGAGCCCAGCGCGAGTGCAAACGTCACGCTCGGGGCCGGGTGA
- a CDS encoding SDR family oxidoreductase, which yields MTILVTGAGTGFGYEVALRLAKKGLDVIAGVEIVAQVHALEQEARRRGVNLRIEKLDVTHEGDRLRAAEWDVDVLLNNAGISEGGATVDIPAEHLRRQYEVNVIGPLMLTQLIVKKMVLKKKGKVVFMSSVAGLTADPFAGAYASSKHAVEAIAESMSLELKEFGIEVATVNPGPFLTGFNDRMFETWKTWQDEPSERLFDYSKLAFPHEQYDPEPVFETTIGVITGAIDTYRNVEPKAIIDQQRKQMNSAWTRKSNEGLGKRAQLVQKAYDIKPGTPV from the coding sequence ATGACAATTCTAGTGACCGGCGCAGGTACGGGTTTCGGCTATGAAGTGGCCCTCAGGCTGGCCAAAAAAGGCCTCGACGTGATTGCCGGCGTCGAGATCGTGGCCCAGGTGCATGCGCTGGAACAGGAAGCCCGCCGCCGGGGTGTCAACCTGCGTATCGAGAAGCTCGATGTCACGCACGAGGGCGACCGGTTGAGGGCTGCTGAATGGGACGTCGACGTGCTGCTCAACAACGCCGGTATTTCTGAAGGCGGCGCGACCGTGGACATTCCTGCTGAGCATTTGCGCCGTCAGTATGAGGTCAACGTGATTGGCCCATTGATGCTGACTCAGCTGATTGTGAAAAAAATGGTCTTGAAGAAAAAGGGCAAGGTCGTCTTCATGTCATCCGTTGCCGGCCTGACCGCCGACCCTTTCGCCGGCGCCTACGCGTCGTCCAAGCACGCCGTGGAGGCCATCGCCGAGTCGATGAGCCTTGAGCTCAAGGAGTTTGGCATCGAGGTGGCGACCGTCAACCCGGGGCCGTTTCTCACAGGCTTCAATGACCGCATGTTCGAAACCTGGAAGACCTGGCAAGACGAACCTTCCGAGCGCCTTTTCGACTACAGCAAGCTGGCCTTTCCCCACGAGCAATACGACCCGGAGCCGGTCTTCGAGACCACTATCGGGGTGATTACCGGGGCTATCGACACCTATCGAAACGTTGAGCCCAAGGCAATCATTGACCAGCAGCGCAAGCAGATGAACTCGGCCTGGACGCGCAAAAGCAACGAAGGCCTGGGCAAGCGCGCGCAGCTGGTGCAGAAAGCCTATGACATCAAGCCAGGTACGCCGGTCTGA
- a CDS encoding ABC transporter substrate-binding protein — MKKHTLITALAFSLLASSHVLAAEKTLRIGIEAAYPPFASKTQDGKIVGFDYDIGNALCAQMNVKCVWVEGEFDGLIPSLKVKKIDMALSSMTINEDRKKSVDFTHKYYFTSSRLVMKDGATVDDQYASLKGKTVGVQRATTTDRYATEVFEPKGINVKRYSNNEEIYMDLASGRLDAIFADTIPLSDFLSMPRGKGYAFVGPELKDPKYVGEGAGIAVRKGNTELVGELNAAIDGIRANGEYQKISQQYFKSDIYGD, encoded by the coding sequence ATGAAGAAACACACGCTTATCACCGCCCTGGCCTTCAGCCTGCTCGCTTCCAGCCATGTGCTGGCGGCCGAAAAAACCTTGCGCATCGGCATTGAGGCGGCCTACCCACCGTTCGCTTCCAAGACCCAGGATGGCAAGATCGTCGGGTTCGACTATGACATCGGCAACGCCCTGTGCGCGCAGATGAACGTCAAATGCGTGTGGGTAGAGGGTGAATTCGACGGCCTGATTCCTTCCCTCAAAGTGAAGAAAATCGACATGGCCCTGTCGTCCATGACCATCAATGAAGACCGCAAAAAGTCGGTGGACTTCACCCACAAGTACTATTTCACCTCCTCACGCCTGGTGATGAAGGACGGCGCAACCGTGGATGACCAGTACGCCAGCCTCAAAGGCAAGACCGTTGGGGTGCAGCGCGCCACGACCACCGACCGTTATGCCACCGAGGTCTTCGAGCCCAAGGGCATCAACGTCAAGCGTTACAGCAACAACGAAGAAATCTACATGGACCTGGCGTCGGGGCGCCTCGATGCGATCTTTGCCGACACCATCCCGCTGAGCGACTTTCTGTCGATGCCACGTGGCAAGGGCTATGCCTTTGTCGGCCCTGAACTCAAGGACCCGAAATACGTGGGCGAGGGCGCCGGGATTGCGGTACGCAAAGGCAATACCGAGCTGGTCGGCGAGTTGAACGCGGCCATCGACGGTATCCGCGCCAATGGCGAGTACCAGAAGATTTCACAGCAGTATTTCAAGTCCGACATCTACGGCGACTGA
- a CDS encoding transcriptional regulator has translation MNTAEQEKVMQNFRAIADAIATLFFPHAEVVLHDLRTQKVDYIANNLSKRAIGDDSSLEDMLSDDVSEVNIGPYEKLNWDGQKIRSLSTVLHDHTGRRLAVLCINLNISLFENAKAALDLFLSPSKLIPQPDSLFRDDWQERINTFLHAWMRERQLSLNLLTRDHKRELVLALHAEGAFKGKSASNYVANVLGMGRATVYKHLKELKG, from the coding sequence ATGAACACCGCCGAGCAAGAAAAAGTCATGCAGAATTTTCGCGCGATCGCCGATGCGATCGCCACGCTGTTCTTCCCTCATGCCGAAGTGGTGCTGCATGACTTGCGCACGCAAAAGGTCGATTACATCGCCAACAACCTGTCCAAACGCGCTATCGGTGACGACTCGTCGCTGGAGGACATGCTCAGCGATGACGTCAGTGAAGTGAACATCGGTCCGTACGAAAAGCTCAACTGGGACGGTCAGAAAATCCGCAGCCTGAGCACCGTGCTGCACGACCACACCGGGCGCCGGCTTGCCGTGCTGTGCATCAACCTGAATATCTCGCTGTTCGAAAACGCGAAGGCGGCGCTGGACCTGTTTCTGTCGCCGAGCAAGCTGATCCCGCAGCCGGACTCGCTGTTTCGCGATGACTGGCAGGAACGGATCAACACCTTCCTGCATGCGTGGATGCGCGAACGCCAGTTGAGCCTGAATCTGCTGACACGCGACCACAAGCGCGAGCTGGTGTTGGCGCTGCATGCCGAAGGCGCGTTCAAGGGCAAGAGCGCGTCGAACTATGTGGCGAATGTGCTGGGCATGGGACGGGCGACGGTTTACAAACACCTCAAGGAATTGAAGGGCTGA
- a CDS encoding FAD-binding oxidoreductase, which translates to MNSADFIIIGGGIAGASTGFWLSQHSKVLVLERENHPAYHSTGRSAALYTAAYGTPQVRALTLASREFFDNPPPGFCEHPLLTPRGEMTVDFTGDPVELNSQYLSAKATVPQVEQLSADEACARLPILRREKVHGAIFDPTASDIDTDALHQGYLRGIRRHHGDVRTDSHVLGLSRDADGLWHVRTQDATFTAPVIINAAGAWADHIGGLAGAASIGLQPKRRSAFIFAGPEGVDTHHWPMLVALDEAFYMKPDAGMFLGSPANADPVEPQDVQPEELDIAMGIYQIEEATTLTIRRPTRTWAGLRSFVHDGDLLSGFDPQVPGLFWVAAQGGYGIQTSPAMGQASAALVRGNPLPEALTRFGLDAGMLSPVRLEPH; encoded by the coding sequence ATGAACTCTGCAGACTTCATCATTATCGGCGGCGGCATTGCTGGCGCCTCTACCGGTTTCTGGCTGTCGCAGCACAGCAAGGTGCTGGTACTGGAGCGCGAAAACCACCCGGCCTATCACTCCACCGGGCGCTCGGCAGCCCTCTACACCGCCGCCTATGGCACCCCGCAAGTGCGCGCGCTGACCCTGGCGAGCCGTGAATTTTTCGACAACCCGCCGCCTGGCTTTTGCGAACATCCATTGCTGACGCCCCGCGGAGAAATGACCGTGGATTTCACTGGCGACCCGGTGGAACTCAATAGCCAATACCTGAGCGCCAAGGCCACCGTGCCGCAAGTCGAGCAGCTGAGTGCCGACGAGGCTTGCGCACGCTTGCCAATCCTGCGGCGGGAAAAAGTCCACGGCGCAATCTTTGACCCTACCGCCAGCGACATCGACACCGACGCCCTGCACCAAGGCTATTTGCGCGGCATCCGTCGCCACCACGGCGACGTGCGCACCGACAGCCACGTACTGGGCTTGAGCCGAGACGCCGACGGCCTGTGGCATGTGCGCACCCAGGACGCGACCTTCACCGCCCCAGTCATCATCAACGCCGCCGGCGCCTGGGCTGATCATATCGGCGGGCTGGCCGGCGCGGCGTCCATCGGCCTGCAACCCAAGCGCCGCTCAGCGTTTATCTTCGCTGGGCCCGAGGGTGTGGACACCCACCACTGGCCGATGCTGGTGGCGCTGGACGAAGCCTTCTACATGAAACCCGACGCCGGGATGTTCCTGGGTTCACCGGCCAACGCCGACCCGGTCGAGCCACAGGATGTGCAGCCTGAGGAGCTGGACATCGCCATGGGCATTTACCAGATCGAAGAAGCCACCACCCTGACCATCCGCCGCCCGACCCGCACCTGGGCCGGGCTGCGCAGCTTTGTCCACGACGGTGATTTGCTTTCGGGGTTCGATCCGCAGGTTCCGGGGTTGTTCTGGGTAGCGGCGCAAGGCGGCTATGGTATCCAGACCTCACCGGCCATGGGCCAGGCGAGCGCGGCCCTGGTGCGCGGCAACCCGTTGCCGGAGGCACTGACGCGGTTCGGCCTGGACGCTGGTATGCTCTCGCCCGTCCGCCTGGAGCCGCATTGA
- a CDS encoding ornithine cyclodeaminase family protein, with product MPSTPHVINQAQAHELLAQIDVPHILRKLFRDLAAGLAVQPAQQWVEFPQGAGDFINYLGVLAEDGVYGVKTSPYIVREQGPLVSAWTLLMSMRTGQPLLLCDAAELTTARTAATTALAVDALAPATARRLAIIGSGKVAQAHVRYVQNLRDWQHISLYSPRLGRANAETLAHLKGLDPRLTLATSCDAALEDADVILLCTSSATPVIDPTRLRKPALITSISTNAPRAHEVPAECLEHMHVFCDYRQTTPGAAGEMLIAGERHGWDKRTIVGDLPELLSDMAQRPDYDRPVFFRSIGLGLEDIALANALYQIQR from the coding sequence ATGCCCAGCACGCCTCACGTGATCAACCAGGCCCAGGCCCACGAATTACTTGCGCAAATCGATGTGCCTCACATCCTGCGCAAGTTGTTCCGCGACCTGGCCGCAGGGCTTGCGGTACAGCCGGCGCAACAGTGGGTGGAGTTCCCTCAGGGTGCCGGCGACTTTATCAACTACCTGGGCGTGCTGGCCGAAGACGGGGTGTACGGGGTCAAGACCTCGCCCTACATCGTGCGCGAGCAAGGGCCGCTGGTGAGCGCATGGACGCTGTTGATGTCGATGCGCACCGGCCAGCCTCTGTTGCTTTGCGATGCCGCCGAACTGACCACCGCGCGCACCGCGGCTACCACTGCGCTGGCGGTGGACGCGCTGGCACCGGCAACCGCGCGGCGCCTGGCGATTATCGGCAGCGGCAAGGTTGCGCAGGCGCACGTGCGCTATGTGCAGAACCTGCGCGACTGGCAGCACATCAGCCTGTATTCGCCGCGCCTTGGCCGCGCGAATGCCGAGACCCTCGCCCACCTCAAGGGCCTGGACCCGCGCCTGACCCTCGCCACGAGCTGTGACGCCGCCCTGGAAGACGCCGACGTCATCCTGCTCTGCACCTCCTCGGCAACACCTGTGATCGACCCGACACGCTTGCGCAAACCCGCGCTGATCACCTCCATCAGCACCAACGCGCCGCGCGCCCATGAAGTGCCGGCCGAATGCCTCGAGCACATGCACGTGTTCTGCGACTATCGCCAGACCACCCCAGGCGCGGCCGGCGAAATGCTGATCGCCGGCGAACGGCACGGTTGGGACAAGCGCACCATCGTCGGCGACTTGCCTGAGTTGCTCAGCGACATGGCGCAGCGCCCGGACTACGACCGCCCTGTGTTTTTCCGCTCCATCGGCCTGGGCCTGGAAGACATTGCACTGGCCAATGCCCTGTATCAGATCCAGCGCTAA
- a CDS encoding ShlB/FhaC/HecB family hemolysin secretion/activation protein, translated as MWRLERRTRLGLLSAFFCLGVAGLAQAAPPQATPGITDLIRDRQDRLLEDQQRRLEELKDLPGKSAAPATPTTPVDTRCFPIKIIELAGADALSEGERDALIKPYIGQCLGVPQLNEVLKVITDRYLARGLVTSRAYLPQQDLSSGNLRIQVVEGKLESLKGVEGSGITDRQLAMSFPGKSGELLNLREIEQMVDQLNRLPSNQAQMELAPGRAVGGSDVLVKNTPQKPWRVGLSRHNGGQRSTGEQQWGASLDWDNPLGLADQLSLRGGHDAVSDHQKTSRNSMLNYSLPFGWWNLTYSYTESEYRSQAQANNFTFKQTGDSQNHQLRLERVIHRDALSKTSLSTGVAYLRTNNFIEDSKLALSSNRLSEAQFGINHGRRIGGSFLNIDLGMQDGIGAFDAQANHHPKPGQADARYRKYTATVSYLYPFQLWGESLSFSSLMTGQHSEDVLFSPQRMSLGGQSSIRGYKDQMLAGDSGGYWRNDLRWSRPVTWAWLQPVLNEYGTSLGYDQGVISHGRYNAEQHGRMSSNSLELFARGKNVAATVTFAHSLERPAAITEREAPIYFRLDFFL; from the coding sequence ATGTGGCGTTTGGAACGTCGGACAAGGCTTGGCCTGCTGTCCGCTTTTTTTTGCCTGGGCGTTGCCGGATTAGCACAAGCTGCCCCCCCGCAGGCGACCCCGGGCATCACCGACCTGATTCGCGACCGCCAGGACCGGCTGCTCGAAGACCAGCAGCGGCGCCTCGAAGAACTCAAAGACCTGCCCGGCAAATCCGCCGCGCCTGCAACGCCGACCACGCCTGTGGATACCCGTTGCTTCCCGATCAAAATCATCGAACTCGCCGGCGCCGATGCGCTGTCCGAAGGTGAGCGTGACGCGCTGATCAAGCCCTATATCGGCCAATGCCTGGGCGTGCCGCAGCTTAATGAAGTGCTCAAGGTCATCACCGACCGTTACTTGGCCAGAGGCTTGGTGACCAGCCGTGCCTACCTGCCACAGCAGGACCTTTCCAGCGGCAACCTCAGGATCCAGGTAGTCGAAGGCAAGCTCGAAAGTTTGAAGGGCGTCGAAGGCAGCGGCATCACCGACCGCCAGTTGGCGATGAGCTTCCCAGGCAAGTCCGGCGAGTTACTCAACCTGCGCGAAATCGAGCAGATGGTCGACCAGCTCAACCGCCTGCCGTCGAACCAGGCGCAGATGGAACTGGCGCCGGGCAGGGCCGTGGGTGGTAGCGACGTTCTGGTCAAGAACACTCCGCAGAAACCGTGGCGTGTCGGCTTGTCGCGCCATAACGGCGGCCAGCGCAGCACCGGCGAGCAACAGTGGGGTGCGAGCCTGGATTGGGACAACCCGTTGGGGTTGGCCGACCAACTTTCGCTGCGCGGCGGCCACGATGCGGTGAGCGACCACCAGAAAACTTCACGCAATTCGATGCTCAATTACAGCCTGCCGTTTGGCTGGTGGAACCTCACCTACAGCTACACCGAAAGCGAGTACCGCTCCCAGGCCCAGGCGAATAACTTCACGTTCAAGCAAACCGGCGACAGCCAAAACCACCAACTGCGCCTGGAGCGTGTGATTCATCGTGACGCGCTGAGCAAAACCTCCCTGAGCACTGGCGTGGCCTACCTGCGCACTAACAACTTCATCGAAGACAGCAAGCTGGCGCTGAGCAGCAATCGCCTCAGCGAAGCCCAGTTCGGTATCAACCATGGCCGCCGCATCGGCGGCTCATTCCTGAACATCGACCTGGGCATGCAAGACGGCATCGGCGCCTTCGATGCCCAAGCCAATCATCACCCCAAGCCCGGTCAGGCCGATGCGCGCTACCGCAAATACACCGCCACGGTGAGCTACTTGTACCCATTTCAGCTGTGGGGCGAGTCGCTGAGCTTCAGCAGCTTGATGACCGGCCAGCACAGTGAAGACGTGTTATTCAGCCCACAACGCATGAGCCTCGGCGGGCAATCGTCGATTCGCGGCTACAAAGACCAGATGCTCGCTGGCGACAGCGGCGGCTACTGGCGCAACGACCTGCGCTGGAGCCGCCCGGTGACCTGGGCCTGGCTGCAGCCGGTGCTCAACGAATACGGCACCAGCCTTGGTTATGACCAGGGCGTGATCAGCCACGGCCGCTACAACGCCGAACAGCATGGGCGCATGAGCAGCAACTCGCTGGAGCTGTTTGCCCGCGGCAAGAACGTCGCGGCGACGGTGACCTTCGCCCACTCTTTGGAACGACCGGCTGCGATCACAGAACGTGAAGCGCCGATCTATTTCCGCCTGGATTTTTTCCTTTAA